From the genome of Devriesea agamarum, one region includes:
- a CDS encoding phosphoglycerate dehydrogenase, translating into MKVLLPDTMPLDFTIPDGSSLLPQGWETITYNAREVIPETLHDADALVVWGNSRKNLESAARQLTQVQLVQSLAAGVDGIIAAGFPSEVPICTGAGLHCPTVAEHTLALLLALVRRIPESLQSQARHEWSRELGGLQPLHPEGRLTTLLGARILIWGFGEIGQHLAPMLKMLGADVTGIARTAGKREGFPVICEDALADYLPSTDVLISILPATPRTEQILGADTFARLPKHALVINVGRGATLDENALLEALRAQRIGGAALDVTAVEPLPEESPLWDAPGLIVTPHGAGGRPVGAPERIVANLRALASGKQLIHPVDRSAMQ; encoded by the coding sequence ATGAAGGTTCTACTGCCCGACACCATGCCTTTGGATTTCACAATCCCCGACGGAAGCTCACTGCTGCCGCAGGGATGGGAAACAATCACCTATAACGCGCGTGAGGTGATCCCCGAAACTCTCCATGACGCCGATGCTTTGGTGGTGTGGGGCAACTCCCGCAAGAACCTAGAATCAGCAGCTCGTCAGCTCACACAAGTGCAACTGGTGCAGTCACTCGCCGCCGGAGTCGACGGTATTATCGCGGCGGGATTCCCGTCAGAGGTTCCCATCTGCACCGGAGCTGGCCTCCACTGCCCGACGGTGGCCGAACACACACTCGCTCTTCTCCTCGCACTCGTGCGCCGAATTCCCGAAAGCCTCCAGTCCCAAGCCCGCCACGAATGGTCCCGAGAACTAGGAGGTTTGCAGCCGCTTCACCCCGAGGGGCGCCTGACGACCCTGCTCGGAGCGCGGATACTGATCTGGGGCTTCGGGGAAATCGGTCAGCATCTTGCGCCGATGCTGAAGATGCTCGGCGCCGATGTCACCGGCATTGCCCGCACCGCAGGAAAGCGCGAAGGCTTCCCCGTGATCTGCGAGGATGCACTTGCCGACTACCTGCCGAGCACAGACGTGTTGATCAGCATCCTCCCGGCAACACCGCGCACCGAGCAAATTCTCGGGGCCGATACCTTCGCCCGTTTACCGAAACATGCCCTCGTTATCAACGTGGGCCGGGGAGCGACTCTTGATGAGAATGCTCTGCTTGAGGCCCTACGGGCCCAACGCATCGGCGGCGCCGCGTTAGACGTCACCGCGGTGGAGCCGCTGCCCGAGGAATCGCCTCTGTGGGATGCACCAGGTCTGATTGTGACTCCACACGGCGCAGGCGGGCGACCCGTCGGTGCCCCGGAACGCATCGTGGCCAACCTGCGCGCTCTAGCCTCGGGGAAGCAGCTCATCCATCCGGTGGATCGTTCAGCGATGCAGTAG